One part of the Streptomyces nigra genome encodes these proteins:
- a CDS encoding PDZ domain-containing protein, translating to MEQTALRPKPMPGQGPADKDRADGGARRPHAAPRRRGRRLANLAAGVLAALVLVLAGVGLGTLGTTVIGMRELAALQRQAAPSPSTPSPAGTRPASPAPVPDGTGATLGVEAVDTRGPGALVVAVHVPGPGYTAGLVRGDVVLAVGRTRVDDAADLARAVSRTRPGRPVTLTVRHADGTRQYLRATPGVTT from the coding sequence ATGGAACAGACTGCGTTGCGACCCAAGCCCATGCCAGGTCAGGGGCCCGCCGACAAGGACCGGGCGGACGGGGGCGCACGGCGCCCGCACGCCGCGCCCCGCCGGCGCGGACGGCGCCTGGCGAACCTCGCCGCCGGGGTCCTCGCGGCCCTGGTCCTCGTCCTCGCGGGCGTCGGGCTCGGCACACTCGGCACCACCGTGATCGGCATGCGGGAACTCGCCGCGCTCCAGCGCCAGGCCGCCCCGAGCCCCAGCACGCCGAGCCCCGCCGGCACACGGCCCGCCTCCCCGGCGCCCGTGCCGGACGGCACCGGCGCGACGCTCGGGGTGGAGGCCGTCGACACACGCGGGCCGGGTGCCCTGGTCGTCGCCGTCCATGTCCCCGGCCCCGGCTACACGGCCGGACTGGTCCGCGGGGACGTCGTCCTCGCCGTCGGGAGGACCCGCGTCGACGACGCCGCCGACCTCGCCCGGGCCGTCTCCCGCACCCGCCCCGGCCGCCCCGTCACCCTGACGGTCCGCCACGCCGACGGCACCCGCCAGTACCTGAGGGCGACCCCGGGCGTCACCACATGA
- a CDS encoding aminopeptidase P family protein, with product MSGTAPAPFSADDYRARMERAVRAAGDAGLAGLLVAPGPDMVWLTGYSPPADTERLTLLVLTEDHGPVLVVPALEAADAAKATGAPVMTLRDWTDGQDPYAATAALLDTGGRFGISDNAWAMHLLALQRTLPGTSYASLTDALPMLRAVKDKAELELLAAAGAAADAAFEEIRTVPFGGRRESEVATDLAELLRRFGHSQVDFTIVASGPNGADPHHEAGDRVIERGDMVVLDFGGLKDGYGSDTSRTVHVGPPTDEERRVHDLVRAAQEAGYRAVRPGAACQDVDRAARAVIAAAGYGEHFIHRTGHGIGVTTHEPPYMIEGEEQPLVPGMCFSVEPGVYLPGRFGVRIEDIVTVTEDGARRLNDTTREMVLVD from the coding sequence ATGAGCGGTACCGCACCCGCGCCCTTCAGCGCCGACGACTACCGGGCCCGGATGGAGCGTGCCGTGCGGGCCGCCGGTGACGCGGGCCTCGCCGGGCTGCTGGTGGCGCCCGGACCCGACATGGTGTGGCTCACCGGGTACTCCCCGCCCGCCGACACCGAGCGGCTCACCCTGCTGGTCCTGACCGAGGACCACGGGCCCGTCCTCGTCGTCCCCGCCCTGGAGGCCGCGGACGCCGCGAAGGCCACCGGCGCGCCCGTCATGACCCTGCGCGACTGGACGGACGGCCAGGACCCGTACGCCGCGACCGCCGCCCTGCTCGACACGGGCGGCCGGTTCGGCATCAGCGACAACGCCTGGGCGATGCATCTGCTCGCCCTCCAGCGGACCCTGCCCGGCACCTCGTACGCCTCCCTCACCGACGCCCTGCCGATGCTGCGGGCCGTCAAGGACAAGGCCGAGCTGGAGCTGCTGGCCGCCGCGGGCGCCGCCGCCGACGCGGCGTTCGAGGAGATCCGGACGGTCCCCTTCGGCGGGCGCCGGGAGTCCGAGGTGGCCACCGACCTCGCAGAGCTGCTGCGGCGCTTCGGGCACTCCCAGGTCGACTTCACCATCGTCGCCTCGGGCCCGAACGGCGCCGACCCGCACCACGAGGCCGGCGACCGGGTCATCGAGCGGGGCGACATGGTCGTCCTCGACTTCGGCGGCCTCAAGGACGGCTACGGCTCCGACACCTCCCGCACGGTCCACGTCGGACCGCCCACCGACGAGGAGCGCCGCGTCCACGACCTGGTGCGCGCCGCCCAGGAGGCCGGGTACCGGGCCGTCCGGCCGGGCGCGGCCTGCCAGGACGTCGACCGGGCCGCCCGCGCGGTCATCGCGGCGGCCGGCTACGGCGAGCACTTCATCCACCGCACCGGGCACGGCATCGGCGTCACCACCCACGAGCCGCCGTACATGATCGAGGGCGAGGAGCAGCCCCTGGTGCCCGGCATGTGCTTCTCCGTCGAGCCGGGCGTCTATCTGCCCGGCCGGTTCGGCGTGCGCATCGAGGACATCGTCACCGTCACCGAGGACGGCGCCCGGCGCCTGAACGACACCACCCGGGAGATGGTGCTGGTCGACTGA
- the treY gene encoding malto-oligosyltrehalose synthase: MTPEAPEPMVPTATYRLQLQPSFPFAAAAEAVPYLASLGVSHLHLSPVLEAVPGSGHGYDVVDHARVREELGGEDGLRTLSRTAREHRLGLVLDIVPNHMAMAPRHNRALWEVLREGSVSRFARWFDIDWEAQDGRILLPVLGGPLGRVLDDLVVDGDVLRYHDHVFPLREGTGDLPLPRLLDAQWYRLAWWRLARTELNYRRFFSISELIGVRVEDPEVFEATHAKILQLLHEGVVDGLRVDHPDGLADPDGYLRRLHEATGGRWTVVEKILSDGEHLPAAWPVAGTTGYDALRHIDGLFTDPAGYGELLGSYRRFAAPQTDRGGDWDATVRRAGYKVLTHELAAEVDRLTRVAHRVCDTSPDPALRDRAPWALRTALQELLVRMDVYRPYASTDASLVVTEEAAAEARLAFAVPEEAGAVDVVRDLVLGRAGDGPGAVEFRTRFAQTSSALRAKSVEDTAFYRHVALLSATEVGGDPGSPSVSPDRFHAYCARVQRDWPLTGTVVSTHDTKRSADVRAALAVLTECPRDWADLVAEVTQDGTGVPDAQLAWAAWQTVFGLGEADVERVRGALLKHVREAGLFTSWTEQEPPYEEAVAAFVAAGPCGVPGERVTAFRHALEPYIRANVLGVALTQLTMPGVPDVYQGTEGEYRALVDPDNRRVVAFPPEDAGDKGVVTAAALRLRRRRPEVFGDAASYEPLAAEGPASEHCVAFVRSGEVLTAVTRLSLRLARDGGWRDTKLALPPGRWVDVLDGEREFTGQVRVEQLFERLPVALLERAGE, from the coding sequence ATGACACCTGAAGCCCCCGAACCGATGGTGCCGACCGCCACCTACCGGCTGCAGCTGCAGCCCTCGTTCCCGTTCGCGGCCGCCGCCGAGGCCGTGCCGTATCTGGCCTCGCTCGGCGTCTCGCATCTGCACCTGTCCCCCGTCCTGGAGGCGGTTCCGGGGTCGGGGCACGGCTACGACGTCGTGGACCACGCGCGCGTGCGCGAGGAGCTGGGCGGGGAGGACGGGCTGCGCACCCTGTCGCGCACCGCCCGTGAGCACCGCCTGGGCCTGGTGCTGGACATCGTGCCGAACCACATGGCGATGGCGCCGCGCCACAACCGCGCCCTGTGGGAGGTGCTGCGCGAGGGCTCCGTGTCCCGGTTCGCGCGCTGGTTCGACATCGACTGGGAGGCGCAGGACGGCCGGATTCTGCTCCCGGTGCTCGGCGGCCCGCTCGGTCGGGTGCTGGACGACCTGGTGGTGGACGGTGACGTCCTGCGGTACCACGACCATGTGTTCCCGCTGCGCGAGGGCACCGGGGACCTGCCGCTGCCCCGGCTGCTCGACGCCCAGTGGTACCGGCTGGCGTGGTGGCGGCTGGCCCGGACCGAGCTGAACTACCGGCGGTTCTTCTCCATCTCGGAGCTGATCGGGGTGCGGGTCGAGGACCCGGAGGTGTTCGAGGCCACCCACGCCAAGATCCTCCAGCTGCTGCACGAGGGGGTGGTGGACGGGCTGCGCGTCGACCACCCCGACGGTCTCGCCGACCCCGACGGCTATCTGCGGCGGCTGCACGAGGCGACGGGCGGGCGCTGGACCGTGGTCGAGAAGATCCTCTCGGACGGGGAGCATCTGCCGGCCGCCTGGCCGGTCGCCGGCACCACCGGCTACGACGCCCTGCGGCACATCGACGGCCTCTTCACCGATCCGGCCGGGTACGGGGAACTCCTGGGCTCGTACCGGCGGTTCGCGGCGCCGCAGACCGACCGGGGCGGCGACTGGGACGCCACGGTGCGGCGGGCCGGGTACAAGGTGCTCACCCATGAGCTGGCCGCGGAGGTCGACCGGCTGACGCGGGTGGCGCACCGGGTCTGCGACACCTCGCCGGACCCCGCGCTGCGCGACCGGGCGCCCTGGGCGCTGCGCACGGCCCTCCAGGAGCTGCTGGTGCGGATGGACGTCTACCGGCCCTACGCCTCGACCGACGCCTCCCTCGTGGTCACCGAGGAGGCCGCCGCCGAGGCCCGGCTGGCGTTCGCGGTGCCCGAGGAGGCGGGTGCCGTGGACGTCGTACGCGACCTGGTGCTCGGGCGGGCCGGGGACGGGCCGGGCGCGGTGGAGTTCCGGACGCGGTTCGCGCAGACGTCGTCGGCGTTGCGGGCCAAGTCGGTGGAGGACACCGCTTTCTACCGGCATGTGGCGCTGCTGTCGGCGACCGAGGTGGGCGGCGACCCGGGCAGCCCCTCCGTCTCGCCGGACCGGTTCCACGCGTACTGCGCGCGCGTGCAGCGTGACTGGCCGCTGACCGGGACGGTGGTGTCCACGCACGACACCAAGCGCAGCGCCGACGTGCGGGCCGCGCTGGCCGTGCTCACCGAGTGCCCGCGGGACTGGGCGGACCTCGTGGCGGAGGTGACCCAAGACGGCACGGGTGTCCCGGACGCGCAGCTGGCGTGGGCGGCCTGGCAGACGGTGTTCGGGCTGGGCGAGGCGGACGTCGAGCGGGTGCGGGGGGCGCTGCTCAAGCATGTGCGGGAGGCGGGCCTGTTCACCAGCTGGACGGAGCAGGAGCCGCCGTACGAGGAGGCGGTGGCCGCGTTCGTGGCCGCGGGGCCCTGCGGGGTGCCGGGCGAGCGGGTGACGGCGTTCCGGCACGCCCTGGAGCCGTACATCCGGGCCAATGTGCTCGGGGTCGCGCTGACGCAGCTCACCATGCCGGGGGTGCCGGACGTCTACCAGGGCACCGAGGGCGAGTACCGGGCGCTGGTGGACCCGGACAACCGCCGGGTTGTGGCGTTCCCGCCCGAGGACGCCGGCGACAAGGGCGTGGTGACGGCGGCGGCGCTGCGGCTGCGCCGGCGGCGCCCCGAGGTCTTCGGTGACGCGGCCTCGTACGAGCCGCTGGCCGCCGAGGGACCGGCCTCCGAGCACTGTGTGGCCTTCGTGCGCTCCGGCGAGGTGCTCACCGCCGTCACCCGGCTGTCGCTCCGGCTGGCGCGGGACGGCGGCTGGCGGGACACCAAGCTGGCGCTGCCGCCGGGCCGCTGGGTCGACGTGCTGGACGGGGAGCGGGAGTTCACCGGGCAGGTGCGGGTGGAGCAGCTGTTCGAGCGACTGCCGGTGGCGTTGCTGGAGCGTGCCGGGGAGTGA
- the treZ gene encoding malto-oligosyltrehalose trehalohydrolase, which translates to MQFEVWAPQADRVTLHCDGAANALERDPERAGWWRGEAEARDGTRYGFALDDGPVLPDPRSRRQPDGPDGLSAVVDHARYDWRTEWAGRPLPGAVLYELHVGTYTREGTLDAAADRLGHLAELGVTHVELMPLTPFPGTHGWGYEGVSLWAVHEPYGGPEALKRFADRAHSLGLGVVLDVVHNHFGPSGNHLPAFGPYLTDRHQTPWGAAVNLDAPGSDEVRDYLVGSALAWLRDYRLDGLRLDAVHALVDTRAIHFLEELSTAVDALAADLGRPLSLIAETDLNDPRLITPRTDGGLGLHAQWNDDFHHALHTALTSESQGYYADFARAPLAALAKTLTGGYFHDGTYSSFRGRSHGRPLDRTKVGGHRLLGYSQTHDQVGNRAQGDRLAASLSPGLLACAATLTLTAPFTPMLFQGEEWAAGTPWQFFTDHTDPELAEAVRRGRRREFAAHGWAEEDVPDPQDPATRERSCLDWSEPGREPHARVLAWYRRLIALRHEQPDLTDPDLADTKVAFDERARWIAFRRGDVRVAVNLSESPAAIPLGPRKAEVLAAWEPVESPGADGVLQVPGESAVVLLQS; encoded by the coding sequence GTGCAGTTCGAGGTGTGGGCACCACAGGCCGACCGGGTCACGCTCCATTGCGACGGCGCCGCAAACGCGTTGGAGCGGGATCCGGAGCGTGCGGGATGGTGGCGGGGGGAGGCGGAGGCGCGGGACGGCACCCGGTACGGCTTCGCGCTGGACGACGGGCCGGTGCTGCCCGATCCGCGCTCACGGCGCCAGCCGGACGGACCGGACGGGCTGAGCGCCGTCGTCGACCACGCGCGGTACGACTGGCGCACCGAGTGGGCGGGCCGGCCGCTGCCGGGCGCGGTCCTGTACGAGCTGCACGTGGGCACGTACACGCGCGAGGGCACCCTGGACGCCGCCGCCGACCGGCTCGGGCACCTCGCGGAACTGGGCGTCACGCATGTGGAGTTGATGCCGCTCACCCCCTTCCCCGGCACGCACGGCTGGGGGTACGAGGGGGTCTCGCTGTGGGCGGTGCACGAGCCGTACGGCGGACCCGAGGCGCTGAAACGCTTCGCCGACCGGGCGCACTCCCTGGGGCTCGGCGTGGTGCTGGACGTCGTCCACAACCACTTCGGCCCGTCCGGCAACCATCTGCCCGCCTTCGGCCCGTATCTGACGGACCGGCACCAGACCCCCTGGGGCGCCGCCGTCAACCTCGACGCGCCCGGCTCGGACGAGGTGCGCGACTACCTGGTCGGCAGCGCGCTGGCCTGGCTGCGGGACTACCGGCTGGACGGGCTGCGCCTGGACGCCGTGCACGCGCTCGTCGACACGCGCGCGATCCACTTCCTGGAGGAGCTGTCGACGGCCGTCGACGCCCTCGCCGCCGACCTGGGCCGCCCGCTGTCGCTGATCGCCGAGACCGACCTGAACGACCCGCGGCTGATCACCCCGCGCACGGACGGCGGCCTCGGGCTGCACGCGCAGTGGAACGACGACTTCCACCACGCCCTGCACACCGCGCTGACCAGCGAGTCCCAGGGCTACTACGCCGACTTCGCGCGGGCCCCCCTCGCGGCCCTGGCCAAGACCCTGACCGGCGGCTACTTCCACGACGGCACCTACTCCAGCTTCCGGGGCCGCAGCCACGGACGCCCGCTGGACCGTACGAAGGTGGGCGGGCACCGCCTGCTGGGCTACAGCCAGACGCACGACCAGGTCGGCAACCGCGCCCAGGGCGACCGGCTCGCCGCCTCCCTCTCCCCCGGCCTGCTGGCCTGCGCGGCCACGCTGACCCTGACGGCGCCGTTCACACCGATGCTGTTCCAGGGCGAGGAGTGGGCCGCGGGCACCCCCTGGCAGTTCTTCACCGACCACACCGACCCGGAGCTCGCCGAGGCCGTACGGCGGGGCCGGCGGCGGGAGTTCGCGGCGCACGGCTGGGCCGAGGAGGACGTCCCGGACCCGCAGGACCCGGCGACCCGGGAGCGCTCCTGCCTGGACTGGTCCGAGCCCGGCCGCGAGCCGCACGCGCGCGTGCTCGCCTGGTACCGGCGGCTCATCGCCCTGCGCCACGAGCAGCCCGACCTCACCGACCCGGACCTCGCCGACACCAAGGTCGCCTTCGACGAGCGGGCGCGCTGGATCGCCTTCCGGCGCGGGGACGTCCGGGTGGCCGTGAACCTCTCCGAGAGCCCGGCGGCGATCCCGCTGGGGCCGCGCAAGGCGGAGGTCCTGGCGGCGTGGGAGCCGGTGGAGTCACCGGGCGCGGACGGGGTGCTGCAGGTGCCCGGCGAGTCGGCGGTGGTCCTGCTGCAGTCCTGA
- a CDS encoding M14 family zinc carboxypeptidase: MPPLLRYPTVDELGARAASLVASHPRQARLRRVGTSRAGTPLWLLSVGHGRRQALVVAGPHANEPVGGATVLRLAERVLADPRLHEGADATWNLLLCLDPDGLRRNEGWLRGPYALGDYFRRFFRPGFLEQPEWLPDGADAATLPETRALLALQDELRPFLQCSLHGVDVGGGFVELTHDLPGLAQRVAHSAARLGIPRELGPYDTLYWPELGPAVYRIPQPRRGDLAAAITEAAVESTWFHPHRHGTVTAVVEAPMWGVAGVEDGAPPTDEETVLRRVSHTLRDDTLVLERLLERLRPHLPAGPETARLLAPVDDYLLVCPGLADTWDPDVPDPVGTHPLPLLSTAHLAALRIAGRRLALRTAGLLHQLVTGAGHDPAGVLPELERWLDTWCDDYRDGCGARWIPVARQVEYQSRVVLAAFELAHRHASARSRSGESGWNAGATVPMHRE; this comes from the coding sequence CTGCCGCCCCTCCTGCGTTATCCGACCGTCGACGAGCTCGGGGCGCGAGCGGCCTCACTCGTCGCCAGCCATCCCCGGCAGGCGCGGTTGCGCCGGGTCGGGACCTCACGGGCCGGTACGCCCCTGTGGCTGCTGTCCGTCGGCCACGGCCGCCGCCAGGCCCTCGTCGTGGCCGGACCGCACGCCAACGAGCCGGTGGGCGGCGCCACCGTGCTGCGGCTCGCCGAACGGGTGCTGGCCGACCCCCGGCTGCACGAGGGCGCCGACGCCACCTGGAACCTGCTGCTCTGCCTCGACCCCGACGGCCTGCGCCGCAACGAGGGCTGGCTGCGGGGGCCGTACGCGCTCGGCGACTACTTCCGGCGGTTCTTCCGGCCCGGCTTCCTGGAGCAGCCCGAGTGGCTGCCCGACGGCGCCGACGCCGCGACGCTCCCCGAGACCCGCGCCCTGCTCGCGCTCCAGGACGAGCTGCGGCCCTTCCTGCAGTGCTCCCTGCACGGCGTCGACGTAGGCGGCGGCTTCGTCGAGCTGACCCACGATCTGCCCGGACTCGCCCAGCGCGTCGCGCACAGCGCCGCCCGCCTCGGCATCCCGCGCGAGCTCGGCCCGTACGACACCCTGTACTGGCCGGAGCTGGGCCCCGCCGTCTACCGGATCCCGCAGCCCCGGCGCGGCGATCTGGCCGCCGCCATCACCGAGGCGGCCGTGGAGTCGACCTGGTTCCACCCGCACCGGCACGGCACCGTCACGGCCGTCGTCGAGGCCCCCATGTGGGGGGTGGCGGGGGTGGAGGACGGCGCCCCGCCCACCGACGAGGAAACGGTTTTGCGCAGGGTGAGCCACACCCTGCGCGACGACACCCTGGTCCTGGAACGGCTCCTGGAACGCCTGCGCCCGCATCTGCCGGCCGGCCCCGAGACCGCCCGGCTGCTCGCCCCGGTCGACGACTATTTACTGGTCTGCCCGGGCCTCGCCGACACCTGGGACCCCGACGTCCCCGACCCCGTCGGCACGCACCCGCTGCCGCTGCTCAGCACCGCCCATCTGGCGGCCCTGCGCATCGCCGGCCGGCGCCTCGCCCTGCGCACCGCCGGACTGCTGCACCAGCTCGTCACCGGGGCCGGCCACGACCCGGCGGGCGTCCTGCCCGAGCTGGAACGGTGGCTGGACACCTGGTGCGACGACTACCGCGACGGCTGCGGGGCCCGCTGGATCCCGGTCGCCCGGCAGGTCGAGTACCAGTCCCGGGTGGTGCTCGCCGCGTTCGAACTCGCCCACCGCCACGCGTCCGCGCGATCCCGTTCGGGTGAGTCGGGCTGGAACGCCGGGGCCACCGTGCCGATGCATCGGGAATGA
- a CDS encoding M14 family zinc carboxypeptidase, translating into MSSLTELRYPTPAELLRSARALAAHRPGLCVVRQVGVSRGGRPLHLLSVGHAARAVLVVAGAHANEPSGGPALLAVAERVLLERDLRSNVSWHFLLCADPDGASLHVTPAPRSLYDYHRGFFRPAAPEQPEWAPATLPPGRLPPETRALTGVIDELRPYLQVTLHGTDLGGSWVQLTRDVPGLAEPFAKSAAQLHIPVETGASDAVGWPASGPGVHVMPEPGARAAYPSMPDDARSSTWFHVHRYGGLTAVVEVPMWASDLVDDPAPHPAPDRAMRRLADRLLRDALEVERVLAQARPRLAGADGPLLRAAQWALELVPGLAADWTRTPPADGTMAYIGSVDAFGRRLPLRAAAMLLRVLREIDARGPGAQRLDHLVSTWSDAFATRFRARWVPLEHQIEHQSRTILAAAHYARDGAGGG; encoded by the coding sequence GTGAGTTCCCTGACGGAGCTGCGCTACCCCACTCCTGCCGAGTTGCTGCGGTCGGCCCGCGCGCTGGCCGCCCACCGCCCCGGACTGTGCGTGGTCCGGCAGGTGGGCGTCTCACGCGGGGGCAGACCCCTGCACCTGCTGTCGGTCGGCCACGCGGCGCGGGCCGTCCTGGTGGTCGCGGGCGCCCACGCCAACGAGCCCTCCGGCGGCCCTGCGCTGCTCGCGGTCGCCGAACGGGTTCTGCTGGAACGTGACTTGCGCTCGAACGTCTCCTGGCACTTCCTGCTGTGCGCGGACCCCGACGGGGCGAGCCTGCATGTCACACCGGCCCCGCGCAGCCTGTACGACTACCACCGCGGGTTCTTCCGGCCCGCCGCCCCGGAACAGCCCGAGTGGGCTCCGGCGACGCTGCCGCCCGGCCGGCTGCCGCCCGAGACCCGGGCGCTGACCGGGGTCATCGACGAGCTGCGCCCCTATCTCCAGGTGACCTTGCACGGCACCGACCTCGGCGGCAGCTGGGTGCAGCTGACCCGGGACGTCCCCGGGCTCGCCGAGCCGTTCGCGAAGTCGGCGGCGCAGCTGCACATCCCGGTGGAGACCGGCGCGTCGGACGCGGTGGGCTGGCCGGCGTCCGGACCGGGCGTGCACGTCATGCCGGAGCCGGGCGCGCGGGCGGCGTATCCGAGCATGCCGGACGACGCACGCAGCAGCACCTGGTTCCATGTGCACCGCTACGGCGGGCTGACCGCGGTGGTCGAGGTGCCGATGTGGGCCAGCGACCTGGTGGACGACCCGGCCCCGCATCCCGCCCCGGACCGGGCGATGCGCCGGCTGGCGGATCGGCTGCTGCGGGACGCCCTGGAGGTGGAACGGGTCCTGGCGCAGGCGCGGCCCCGGCTGGCCGGCGCCGACGGGCCGCTGCTGCGCGCGGCGCAGTGGGCACTGGAACTGGTGCCGGGGCTGGCCGCCGACTGGACCCGCACGCCGCCCGCCGACGGCACGATGGCGTACATCGGCAGCGTGGACGCCTTCGGCCGCCGGCTGCCGCTCCGGGCGGCGGCCATGCTGCTCCGGGTCCTGCGCGAGATCGACGCCCGGGGCCCGGGCGCCCAGCGCCTGGACCACCTGGTGTCCACCTGGAGCGACGCCTTCGCCACCCGCTTCCGCGCCCGCTGGGTCCCCCTTGAACACCAGATCGAACACCAATCCCGCACGATTTTGGCAGCAGCGCATTACGCCCGCGACGGGGCGGGGGGCGGCTGA
- a CDS encoding DUF1707 and FHA domain-containing protein → MTSSFEFHTYPARLSDAERDKALKVLRDGVAMGRLSHDTFVRRMELALAARRSDELLALTADLPTQGRVSRIVFGTVEAVSGFTVRLRRAWQAERLPKLLLPHPATGHPLRIGRDPANGLRLTHETVSRVHAELSHQAGLWVLRDLGSTNGTTVNGRRVIGAVVVREGDQISFGRMEFRLAAH, encoded by the coding sequence GTGACGTCGTCCTTCGAGTTCCACACGTACCCCGCGCGGCTGTCCGACGCGGAGCGCGACAAGGCGCTGAAGGTCCTCCGTGACGGCGTCGCCATGGGCCGGCTGTCGCACGACACGTTCGTCCGGCGCATGGAGCTTGCCCTCGCCGCCCGCCGCTCCGACGAACTCCTCGCGCTCACCGCGGACCTGCCCACGCAGGGCAGGGTGTCCCGGATCGTGTTCGGCACCGTCGAGGCGGTCTCCGGCTTCACCGTACGGCTGCGCCGGGCCTGGCAGGCCGAGCGGCTGCCCAAGCTGCTGCTGCCGCACCCCGCGACCGGGCATCCGCTGCGGATAGGCCGCGACCCGGCCAACGGGCTGCGGCTCACCCACGAGACGGTGTCCCGGGTGCACGCCGAACTGAGCCACCAGGCCGGCCTGTGGGTCCTGCGCGACCTCGGCTCCACCAACGGCACCACGGTCAACGGCCGCCGGGTCATCGGCGCCGTCGTCGTCCGGGAGGGCGACCAGATCTCCTTCGGGCGGATGGAGTTCCGCCTCGCCGCGCACTGA
- a CDS encoding phosphotransferase family protein, which produces MTQAPTPTADTVRRLVRSLLKEGTGDAAGPEIRPASPGADPTTWLVGSRHVLRLAPDREAAVRQRRELRLRELVRPHVPVAVPTSVAHGEWAPGLTYTLDTRMPGAPGTENKVSAIGEADLSGLLTGLHEIPVRQAETLGVPRTAPRSLETLRRTAEEAAARLAAADEFDAERLRQLTRPAAVQLGAQPSAAVLVHHALTGDHLVVSADGRVRGVLGWDGSVVGDPAEDIAGLALAVGSPAAVRAATLAGYGARICLRGLWLARCDAIVRLAARLDGRGTTPLPVLRSWLRNAWEAILLERVTDVDPEP; this is translated from the coding sequence ATGACCCAGGCACCGACACCCACCGCGGACACCGTCCGCCGGCTGGTCCGTTCCCTGCTCAAGGAGGGCACCGGCGACGCGGCCGGCCCCGAGATCCGGCCCGCCTCCCCGGGCGCCGACCCCACCACCTGGCTGGTCGGGAGCCGCCATGTGCTGCGGCTCGCCCCCGACCGGGAGGCCGCCGTCCGTCAGCGCCGCGAGCTGCGGCTGCGCGAGCTGGTCCGCCCGCACGTCCCCGTCGCCGTGCCGACGAGCGTCGCCCACGGCGAGTGGGCGCCCGGTCTGACGTACACCCTCGACACCCGGATGCCCGGCGCTCCCGGCACCGAGAACAAGGTGTCCGCGATCGGCGAGGCCGACCTGTCCGGGCTGCTCACCGGGCTGCACGAGATCCCGGTACGGCAGGCCGAGACGCTCGGCGTGCCGCGTACGGCCCCGCGCTCGCTGGAGACCCTGCGCCGCACCGCGGAGGAGGCCGCCGCCCGGCTGGCCGCCGCGGACGAGTTCGACGCGGAGCGCCTGCGGCAGCTGACCCGGCCCGCGGCCGTGCAGCTCGGGGCGCAGCCGAGCGCCGCCGTCCTCGTCCACCACGCCCTCACCGGCGACCATCTCGTCGTCAGCGCCGACGGCCGGGTGCGCGGTGTCCTCGGCTGGGACGGCAGCGTCGTCGGCGACCCCGCCGAGGACATCGCCGGGCTCGCGCTCGCCGTCGGCTCACCGGCCGCCGTCCGGGCCGCCACCCTCGCCGGCTACGGCGCCCGGATCTGCCTGCGGGGCCTCTGGCTGGCCCGGTGCGACGCGATCGTGCGGCTGGCGGCCCGGCTGGACGGGCGGGGCACCACCCCGCTGCCCGTGCTGCGCAGCTGGCTGCGCAACGCCTGGGAGGCGATCCTGCTGGAGCGCGTGACGGACGTCGACCCCGAGCCCTGA
- a CDS encoding SSI family serine proteinase inhibitor, which produces MTRRTTLARGGLLAAAAALALGAAAPHATARQADSGNWLYVTVTHGDARSGEQPGRLLTCDPPQGHTKAAEACAQLDAVDGDIQRLEQHGTYCPMVYAPVTARARGEWNGHPIDYRETFANSCGMTSRTGAVFAVED; this is translated from the coding sequence ATGACCCGACGCACCACACTCGCACGAGGCGGCCTGCTCGCGGCCGCCGCCGCCCTGGCCCTCGGCGCCGCCGCGCCCCATGCGACGGCCCGGCAGGCGGACTCCGGCAACTGGCTCTACGTCACCGTCACCCACGGCGACGCCCGCAGCGGCGAACAGCCCGGCAGGCTCCTGACCTGCGACCCGCCCCAGGGCCACACCAAGGCGGCCGAGGCCTGCGCCCAACTGGACGCGGTGGACGGCGACATCCAGCGCCTCGAACAGCACGGCACCTACTGCCCCATGGTCTACGCCCCGGTCACGGCCCGAGCCCGAGGCGAATGGAACGGCCACCCGATCGACTACCGGGAGACGTTCGCGAACAGCTGCGGAATGACGTCCCGGACGGGGGCGGTCTTCGCGGTGGAGGACTGA